The following are encoded in a window of Sminthopsis crassicaudata isolate SCR6 chromosome 3, ASM4859323v1, whole genome shotgun sequence genomic DNA:
- the MATN1 gene encoding cartilage matrix protein: MMGTFSSGFLLCSLLLLLQKPGAQGLTQQVRGHLCRTRPTDLVFIIDSSRSVRPQEFEKVKVFLSQVIESLDVGPNTTRVGVINYASAVKHEFPLKAHRTKASLLQAVHKIEPLSTGTMTGLAIQFAINRAFSEVEGARLKFPEISKVAIVVTDGRPQDGVKDVSARAKESGIELFAIGVGRVDKHTLRQIASEPLEEHVDYVESYSVIEKLSKKFQEAFCVVSDLCATGDHDCQQICTSSPGSYTCSCRDGFTLNSDGKTCSACSGGGGGSATDLVFLIDGSKSVRPENFELVKRFINQIVDSLDVSDKLAQVGLVQYSSSVRQEFPLGRYKTKKDIKAAVKKMSYMEKGTMTGAALKYLIDNTFTISSGARPGAQKVGIVFTDGRSQDYINDAAKKAKELGFKMFAVGVGNAVEDELREIASDPVAEHYFYTADFKTINQIGKKLQTKICVEEDPCACESVVKFQSKVEELLHTLTQKHILFWLLNALFSGLLVIVEVTLCS; the protein is encoded by the exons ATGATGGGGACCTTCTCTTCTGGCTTCCTGCTCTGCAGCCTGCTGCTCCTTCTCCAGAAGCCTGGGGCTCAGGGGCTAACCCAACAGGTCAGAG GGCATCTGTGCAGGACGCGGCCCACAGATCTGGTGTTCATCATTGACAGTTCCCGTAGTGTGCGGCCCCAAGAATTTGAAAAAGTCAAAGTCTTCTTGTCACAAGTCATCGAGTCCTTAGATGTGGGGCCCAACACGACTCGGGTAGGGGTGATCAACTATGCCAGTGCCGTCAAGCATGAGTTCCCTCTCAAGGCTCACCGGACCAAGGCCAGCCTCCTGCAGGCCGTGCACAAGATCGAGCCCCTTTCCACAGGCACCATGACAGGTCTGGCCATCCAATTTGCCATCAACAGAGCCTTCAGTGAGGTTGAAGGTGCTCGGCTCAAGTTCCCAGAGATCAGCAAG GTGGCCATCGTGGTGACAGATGGTCGGCCTCAGGATGGCGTGAAAGATGTCTCAGCCAGAGCTAAGGAAAGTGGTATTGAGCTCTTTGCCATTGGAGTGGGTCGTGTGGACAAGCATACCCTGAGGCAGATTGCCAGTGAGCCACTGGAGGAGCATGTGGACTACGTGGAGAGTTATAGTGTCATTGAGAAGTTATCCAAGAAGTTCCAGGAGGCCTTCTGTG TGGTGTCGGACCTATGTGCCACTGGAGATCATGATTGCCAACAAATTTGCACGAGCTCTCCAGGCTCTTACACCTGTTCCTGCCGGGATGGTTTCACCCTGAACAGTGATGGGAAAACCTGCAGTG cCTGCAGTGGAGGTGGTGGAGGCTCTGCCACTGACCTTGTCTTCCTGATTGATGGGTCCAAGAGTGTCCGCCCTGAGAACTTTGAGTTGGTGAAAAGATTCATCAACCAGATTGTGGACTCATTGGACGTGTCTGACAAGCTGGCCCAGGTGGGCTTGGTACAGTACTCCAGCTCCGTCCGGCAGGAATTCCCCTTGGGCAGGTATAAAACCAAGAAGGACATCAAGGCAGCAGTCAAGAAGATGTCCTACATGGAAAAAGGCACCATGACGGGGGCGGCTCTGAAGTACCTCATTGATAACACCTTCACCATTTCCAGCGGGGCACGTCCCGGTGCCCAGAAAGTAGGCATTGTCTTCACCGACGGCCGGTCCCAGGATTACATCAATGATGCAGCCAAGAAAGCCAAGGAGCTTG GGTTTAAGATGTTTGCTGTGGGTGTTGGCAATGCAGTGGAGGATGAGCTGAGGGAGATTGCTTCAGATCCTGTGGCAGAACATTACTTTTATACCGCTGACTTCAAGACCATCAACCAGATTGGCAAGAAACTCCAGACAAAGATTTGTGTGG AGGAGGATCCGTGTGCCTGTGAGTCCGTTGTGAAGTTCCAGAGCAAAGTGGAGGAGCTCCTTCATACCTTGACACAGAAACATATCCTTTTCTG GCTTTTAAATGCCCTCTTCTCTGGCCTCCTTGTCATTGTGGAGGTGACTCTGTGTTCTTAA